One window of the Nitrospinaceae bacterium genome contains the following:
- a CDS encoding phenylacetate--CoA ligase, with product MSEIPKGDFWDEKIERMGRDELASLQLERLKWQVRRCYEESPFYRERLDAAGVGSDGIHTLSDIEKIPTVTKQELRDEQKAHPPFGRYTVAPPDSWGELHPSTGTTGVPVGTIWSRKDVENIADFTARTMWSFGVRPGDIVQNAFSYGLWVAGMSVHYATQKIGCFVIPIGATQTERQIFYMDTIGSTVILSTPSFGLYIGEKLRESGMESAAENLKIGAFGGEAGAQNPSTRSRIEGALGIDAYDYFGLGEIGPTFASESVAKSGLIWAEDHHIIEVLDEDTKKPVPEGEVGILVITHLTREATPMLRYWTNDYARVENSPSSCGRTHLRSPGGILGRHDDLIIYRGAKFYPIQVEDIVRSFPELSNEFRVEMHSDEATGRDRCVVVAEALSGNSQDSLLGSLREKLRGTLQVTPEIELLAPGSFERTTFKAQRFVDHRKTVKEA from the coding sequence ATGAGTGAAATTCCGAAAGGCGATTTCTGGGACGAGAAGATCGAGCGAATGGGGCGCGATGAACTCGCTTCTCTTCAGCTTGAGCGCCTCAAGTGGCAGGTTCGGCGATGCTACGAGGAGTCCCCATTTTATCGCGAACGTCTCGATGCGGCGGGAGTGGGCTCGGATGGTATTCACACCCTCTCTGATATCGAGAAAATCCCTACCGTCACCAAGCAAGAACTCCGCGATGAGCAAAAAGCGCACCCGCCCTTCGGGCGCTATACCGTTGCGCCTCCTGATTCTTGGGGAGAATTACACCCATCCACGGGCACAACCGGCGTGCCGGTAGGTACTATATGGAGCCGAAAAGACGTCGAAAATATAGCTGATTTCACCGCGAGGACGATGTGGAGCTTCGGGGTGCGGCCTGGGGATATCGTCCAAAACGCTTTTAGCTACGGTCTTTGGGTCGCGGGGATGAGCGTCCACTATGCGACTCAAAAAATCGGTTGTTTTGTCATTCCCATTGGCGCAACGCAGACCGAGCGCCAGATATTCTATATGGACACCATCGGCTCGACAGTGATTCTCAGCACCCCGAGTTTCGGGCTTTATATCGGGGAAAAACTCCGTGAGAGCGGAATGGAATCGGCTGCCGAGAATCTTAAAATTGGCGCATTTGGGGGAGAGGCGGGTGCCCAGAATCCCTCTACCCGCTCGCGCATCGAGGGCGCGCTCGGAATCGATGCCTATGATTATTTTGGGCTTGGCGAGATTGGACCAACCTTCGCGAGCGAGTCGGTGGCGAAGTCGGGTCTCATCTGGGCCGAGGATCACCACATTATCGAGGTTCTCGACGAGGACACGAAAAAGCCCGTGCCCGAAGGGGAGGTGGGGATTCTCGTCATTACCCACCTTACTCGCGAGGCGACCCCGATGCTCCGTTATTGGACGAACGACTATGCGCGTGTCGAGAACTCGCCCAGTTCTTGTGGCCGAACCCACCTTCGCTCGCCGGGCGGAATTTTAGGTCGCCATGACGACCTCATAATTTACCGAGGAGCGAAGTTTTACCCGATTCAGGTCGAGGATATTGTCCGTAGCTTCCCTGAGCTTAGTAACGAGTTTCGCGTTGAGATGCATTCCGATGAGGCAACGGGTCGGGATCGCTGTGTTGTCGTCGCCGAGGCGTTGTCTGGCAATTCACAGGATAGTTTGCTCGGTAGCTTGCGGGAGAAGCTAAGGGGCACGCTCCAGGTGACACCCGAGATT